One genomic segment of Bradyrhizobium diazoefficiens includes these proteins:
- a CDS encoding DUF924 family protein, with the protein MTDVGNISPAGILAFWRAAGRERWYQRSDAFDAEIRRRFLALWQRAAAGELAPWEDSDEGALALVIVLDQFPRNMFRGTPEAFASDPLAREVARRAIDRGVDRRIDPVLLEFLYLPFMHSEHLPDQLHCVALFENADNTENLKYAREHADIIQRFGRFPHRNRLLGRDTTAEEQAFLDSGGFAG; encoded by the coding sequence ATGACTGACGTCGGGAATATCAGCCCGGCCGGCATTCTCGCCTTCTGGCGCGCGGCCGGCCGCGAGCGCTGGTACCAGCGCAGCGACGCGTTCGACGCGGAGATCAGGCGCCGCTTTCTGGCGCTATGGCAGAGGGCGGCCGCCGGCGAGCTGGCACCATGGGAAGATAGCGACGAGGGCGCGCTCGCGCTCGTCATCGTGCTCGACCAGTTTCCACGCAACATGTTTCGCGGCACGCCGGAGGCCTTCGCCAGCGATCCGCTGGCGCGCGAGGTTGCCCGCCGCGCCATCGACCGAGGCGTCGATCGCAGGATCGATCCGGTCCTGCTCGAATTCCTCTATCTGCCCTTCATGCATTCCGAGCACCTGCCCGACCAGTTGCATTGCGTCGCGCTGTTTGAAAACGCCGACAATACGGAAAACCTGAAATACGCGCGCGAGCACGCCGACATCATCCAGCGGTTCGGCCGCTTTCCCCACCGCAACCGCCTGCTCGGCCGCGACACCACCGCGGAGGAGCAGGCCTTCCTCGACAGCGGCGGCTTCGCCGGCTGA
- a CDS encoding peroxiredoxin, protein MAIQIGDKLPEAKFRVMTAEGPQVKTTDDIFKGKKVALFAVPGAYTGTCHKMHLPSIFLNAYAIKDKGVDTIAIVSVNDAFVMNAWKRDTDQRDEAIFLADGNADFTKAIGMELDASANGLGIRSKRYSMLVEDGVVKKLNLEAMPGKVEVSGGDTLLGQL, encoded by the coding sequence ATGGCGATCCAGATTGGCGACAAGCTGCCCGAGGCGAAATTCCGCGTGATGACGGCGGAAGGTCCGCAGGTGAAGACCACCGACGACATCTTCAAGGGCAAGAAGGTGGCGCTGTTTGCGGTGCCCGGCGCCTACACCGGTACCTGCCACAAGATGCATCTGCCGAGCATCTTCCTCAACGCCTATGCCATCAAGGACAAGGGCGTCGATACCATCGCGATCGTCTCGGTCAACGACGCCTTTGTCATGAACGCCTGGAAGCGCGATACCGACCAGCGCGACGAGGCGATCTTCCTCGCCGACGGCAATGCCGATTTCACCAAGGCGATCGGCATGGAGCTCGATGCCTCAGCCAACGGCCTCGGCATCCGCTCCAAGCGCTATTCGATGCTGGTCGAGGACGGCGTGGTCAAGAAGCTGAACCTTGAGGCGATGCCCGGCAAGGTCGAGGTCTCCGGCGGCGATACGCTGCTGGGACAGCTGTAA
- the rnhA gene encoding ribonuclease HI produces MSEKPIVTIFTDGACSGNPGPGGWGAILKFGDKEKELNGGQVHTTNNQMELMAAISALEALKKPCTVDLYTDSQYVRQGITGWIHGWKRNGWRTADKKPVKNVELWQRLDAALKAHDVRWHWVKGHAGHPENERADQLARDGIVKARLQQRVRE; encoded by the coding sequence GTGAGCGAAAAGCCCATCGTCACGATCTTTACCGACGGCGCGTGCTCAGGGAATCCCGGGCCCGGCGGCTGGGGTGCGATCCTCAAGTTCGGCGACAAGGAAAAAGAGCTGAACGGCGGCCAGGTGCACACCACCAACAACCAGATGGAATTGATGGCGGCGATCTCCGCGCTCGAAGCGCTGAAAAAGCCGTGCACCGTCGACCTCTACACTGATAGTCAATATGTCCGGCAGGGCATCACGGGGTGGATTCACGGCTGGAAGCGCAACGGCTGGCGCACCGCCGACAAGAAGCCGGTCAAGAATGTCGAGCTATGGCAGCGCCTCGACGCCGCGCTGAAGGCGCATGACGTGCGCTGGCACTGGGTCAAAGGCCACGCCGGTCACCCCGAGAACGAGCGCGCGGATCAGTTGGCGCGGGATGGGATTGTGAAGGCAAGACTGCAGCAAAGGGTGAGGGAGTAG
- a CDS encoding homoserine kinase, with protein sequence MAVYTDVAADDLADFLKQYDLGELLSYKGIAEGVENSNFLLHTSQGNKQVSFILTLYEKRVAKNDLPFFLALMTHLAEHGVSCPLPVKAKDGEALRELAGRPAAIITFLEGVWPRKPNATHCAGVGEALAKMHLAGANFAIKRANALSVAGWRPLFDAAAGRADEVQPGLRAFLATELDYLSSGIWPTDLPEGVIHADLFNDNVFFLGDKLSGIIDFTFACNDMLAYDVAICLNAWCFEPDHSFNVTKARAFLNAYGRVRKLSEAEEAALPLLARGAAIRFLLTRLVDWLNVPPGALVKPKDPLEYFRKLRFHQSVSSVCDYGLMPSGPVA encoded by the coding sequence ATGGCGGTCTATACCGACGTTGCCGCCGACGATCTTGCGGATTTCCTGAAGCAATACGATCTCGGCGAGTTGCTCTCCTACAAGGGCATTGCCGAGGGCGTCGAGAATTCCAACTTCCTGCTGCACACCAGCCAGGGGAACAAGCAAGTCTCGTTCATCCTCACGCTCTATGAGAAGCGCGTGGCGAAGAACGATCTGCCGTTCTTCCTCGCGCTGATGACGCATCTCGCCGAGCACGGCGTGAGCTGCCCGCTGCCGGTGAAGGCAAAGGACGGCGAGGCGCTGCGCGAGCTGGCGGGCCGTCCGGCCGCAATCATCACCTTCCTGGAAGGCGTCTGGCCGCGCAAGCCGAACGCCACCCATTGTGCCGGCGTTGGCGAGGCGCTTGCGAAGATGCATCTGGCCGGCGCCAATTTCGCGATCAAGCGAGCGAACGCGCTCTCGGTTGCGGGTTGGCGGCCGCTGTTCGATGCGGCGGCAGGGCGCGCCGACGAGGTGCAGCCGGGCCTGCGTGCGTTCCTCGCCACTGAACTTGACTATCTCTCGAGTGGCATCTGGCCGACCGATCTGCCCGAGGGCGTGATCCACGCCGATCTCTTCAACGACAACGTCTTCTTCCTCGGCGACAAGCTGTCCGGGATCATCGACTTCACTTTCGCCTGCAACGACATGCTGGCCTATGACGTCGCGATCTGCCTCAACGCCTGGTGCTTCGAGCCGGATCATTCCTTCAACGTCACCAAGGCGCGCGCCTTCCTCAACGCCTATGGCCGGGTGCGCAAGCTGAGCGAAGCCGAAGAGGCCGCGCTGCCGCTGCTGGCGCGCGGCGCTGCGATCCGCTTCCTGCTGACCCGGCTAGTGGACTGGCTCAACGTTCCGCCGGGGGCCCTGGTCAAGCCAAAGGATCCGCTGGAATATTTTCGCAAGCTGCGCTTCCACCAGAGCGTGTCGAGCGTGTGCGACTACGGGCTGATGCCGTCAGGACCGGTCGCGTGA
- the ispH gene encoding 4-hydroxy-3-methylbut-2-enyl diphosphate reductase has protein sequence MSAKPDLKIVLCSPRGFCAGVVRAIDTVERALDKYGAPVYVRHEIVHNKYVVDGLKKKGAIFVEELAEIPENTTAPVVFSAHGVPKSVPADAQSRNLFSLDATCPLVTKVHREAAIHFKRGREIFLIGHSHHPEVVGTLGQLPAGAVTLIETAEDAKTISPKDPNNLAFVTQTTLSIDDTAEIVALLKERFPNINGPHKEDICYATTNRQLAVKKVAPVVDALIVVGAPNSSNSQRLREVAEREGCKIAVLAQRAADIDWTRFGNIASLGITAGASAPEVIVEEIMDAFAERYTLHVETVSAAEENEFFPLPRSVRPEAAAE, from the coding sequence ATGTCAGCCAAACCAGACCTCAAAATCGTGCTTTGTTCTCCCCGTGGCTTCTGTGCCGGGGTGGTCCGGGCGATCGACACCGTGGAACGGGCGCTCGATAAATACGGCGCCCCCGTCTATGTTCGCCATGAGATTGTGCACAACAAGTACGTCGTCGACGGGTTGAAGAAGAAGGGCGCCATCTTCGTCGAGGAGCTCGCCGAGATCCCAGAGAACACCACCGCTCCTGTCGTGTTTTCGGCCCATGGCGTGCCGAAATCGGTTCCGGCCGACGCGCAGTCGCGCAACCTGTTCTCGCTGGATGCGACCTGCCCGCTGGTGACCAAGGTGCACCGCGAGGCCGCGATTCACTTCAAGCGCGGCCGCGAGATCTTCCTGATCGGCCACTCCCACCATCCCGAAGTGGTCGGCACGCTCGGCCAGCTCCCGGCCGGCGCCGTCACGCTGATCGAGACCGCCGAGGACGCCAAGACCATCTCGCCGAAGGATCCGAACAATTTGGCCTTCGTGACCCAGACCACGCTCTCGATCGACGACACCGCGGAGATCGTTGCGCTCTTGAAGGAGCGCTTCCCGAACATCAACGGCCCGCACAAGGAAGACATCTGCTACGCCACCACCAATCGCCAACTCGCGGTGAAGAAGGTGGCACCGGTGGTCGACGCGCTCATTGTGGTCGGTGCACCCAATTCGTCGAACTCGCAGCGCCTGCGCGAGGTCGCCGAGCGCGAGGGCTGCAAGATCGCGGTGCTGGCGCAGCGTGCCGCCGACATCGACTGGACCAGGTTCGGCAACATCGCGAGCCTTGGCATCACCGCGGGCGCATCCGCGCCGGAGGTGATCGTCGAGGAGATCATGGACGCGTTCGCGGAGCGTTACACGCTGCATGTGGAGACGGTCTCGGCCGCGGAAGAGAACGAGTTCTTCCCGCTGCCGCGCTCGGTGCGCCCCGAAGCCGCCGCAGAGTAA
- a CDS encoding DUF1013 domain-containing protein, whose translation MSNAPLMPKATAVWLLDNTALTFDQVADFTKMHPLEVRAIADGDAAQGIKGMDPLSNGQLTREEIEKGEKNPDYRLRLQESKVVLPPQPKRKGPRYTPVSRRHERPSAILWLLRSHPELKDAQIMRLVGTTKSTIASVRDRTHWNTSQLTPIDPVTLGLCSQIELDFEVQRAAKEKPIDAAYGGATLLPASETTKKDEFEPAERSSDDLNVDAVFAKLKTLGGKKHEDEEE comes from the coding sequence ATGAGCAACGCACCTCTGATGCCCAAGGCGACCGCCGTCTGGCTGCTCGACAACACCGCGCTGACCTTCGACCAGGTCGCCGATTTCACCAAGATGCACCCGCTCGAGGTGCGCGCCATCGCCGACGGCGACGCCGCGCAGGGCATCAAGGGGATGGATCCGCTGTCCAACGGCCAGCTGACCCGCGAGGAGATCGAGAAGGGCGAGAAGAACCCGGACTACCGGCTCCGCCTCCAGGAGAGCAAGGTGGTGCTGCCGCCGCAGCCCAAGCGCAAGGGCCCGCGCTACACGCCGGTGTCGCGCCGCCACGAGCGCCCGAGCGCCATCCTCTGGCTGCTGCGCAGCCATCCGGAGCTCAAGGACGCCCAGATCATGCGTCTGGTCGGCACCACCAAGAGCACGATCGCCAGCGTGCGCGACCGCACCCACTGGAACACCTCCCAGCTGACCCCGATCGATCCGGTCACGCTCGGCCTCTGCTCCCAGATCGAGCTCGATTTCGAGGTGCAGCGCGCGGCCAAGGAAAAGCCGATCGACGCAGCTTATGGCGGCGCCACCCTGCTGCCGGCCTCCGAGACCACCAAGAAGGACGAGTTCGAGCCGGCGGAGCGCTCAAGCGACGACCTCAACGTCGATGCCGTGTTCGCCAAGCTCAAAACGCTCGGTGGCAAGAAGCACGAGGACGAAGAGGAGTAA
- a CDS encoding propionyl-CoA synthetase, translating to MNIQGKSLYHEIHARSLADPEGFWAEAAKEIDWIEPPKRIFDPNEGVYGRWFTGGVVNTCYNALDRHVERGRAGQVALIHDSPLTNSITKFTYAELLGEVQALAAIMQDFGVTKGDRVILYMPMVAEAVVAMLACARIGAVHSVVFGGFAAKELASRIDDAQPKLILSASCGIEPGRIVQYKPLLDEAIKLASSKPKACIVLQRPQLTCDLTPGRDYDWASLRRKAINDGKKAACVPVAATDPLYILYTSGTTGIPKGVVRDNGGHLVAVKWSMFNLYGVRPGEVWWCGSDIGWVVGHSYIVYGPLLHGATSIMYEGKPVGTPDAGAFWRVISEHKAVAFFTAPTAFRAIRKEDPDGKFIRQYDLSGFRTLFLAGERADPPTVEWAEQQLKVPVIDHWWQTETGWCIAGNPVGLGMLPVKHGSPTVPMPGYQVDVVDEAAKPVGPNTMGSIVIKLPMPPGCLPTLWNQDARFREAYLTEFPGYYKTSDAGYKDEDGYVFVMGRTDDIINVAGHRLSTGSMEEILTSHPDVAECAVLGIKDAIKGEVPCGFLVLKAGVKRAPAEIEKEIVALVRERLGPVAAFKLAITVGRLPKTRSGKILRGTIKKIADGEPWTMPATIEDPKVLDEIGESLKGRV from the coding sequence ATGAACATCCAGGGCAAGAGTCTCTATCACGAAATCCATGCGCGCTCGTTGGCCGATCCGGAGGGATTTTGGGCGGAGGCGGCCAAGGAGATCGACTGGATCGAGCCGCCGAAAAGGATCTTCGATCCGAACGAAGGCGTCTATGGGCGCTGGTTCACCGGCGGCGTCGTCAACACCTGCTACAACGCGCTCGATCGTCATGTCGAACGCGGCCGCGCCGGTCAGGTCGCGCTGATTCATGACTCGCCACTGACGAACAGCATCACCAAATTCACCTATGCCGAACTGCTTGGCGAGGTGCAGGCGCTCGCCGCCATCATGCAGGACTTCGGCGTCACCAAGGGCGACCGCGTCATCCTCTATATGCCGATGGTGGCGGAGGCCGTGGTCGCGATGCTCGCCTGCGCGCGCATCGGCGCGGTGCACTCCGTGGTGTTCGGCGGCTTTGCCGCAAAAGAGCTCGCCAGCCGCATCGACGATGCGCAGCCAAAGCTCATTCTCTCCGCGAGCTGCGGCATCGAGCCCGGCCGCATCGTCCAGTACAAGCCGCTGCTCGATGAGGCGATCAAGCTCGCGTCTTCGAAGCCGAAGGCCTGCATCGTGCTGCAACGCCCGCAGCTCACCTGCGACCTCACGCCGGGCCGCGACTATGATTGGGCGAGCCTGCGCCGCAAAGCGATCAACGATGGCAAGAAGGCCGCGTGCGTGCCCGTTGCCGCCACCGATCCGCTTTACATCCTCTACACCTCGGGCACCACAGGCATTCCCAAGGGCGTCGTGCGCGACAATGGCGGGCATCTGGTCGCGGTGAAATGGTCGATGTTCAATCTCTATGGCGTGAGGCCCGGCGAGGTCTGGTGGTGCGGCTCGGACATCGGCTGGGTGGTCGGCCACAGCTACATCGTCTACGGCCCGCTGCTGCACGGAGCGACCTCGATCATGTATGAGGGCAAGCCGGTCGGCACGCCCGATGCCGGCGCGTTCTGGCGCGTGATCTCAGAGCACAAGGCGGTCGCCTTCTTCACCGCACCGACCGCGTTTCGCGCCATCCGCAAAGAAGATCCGGATGGCAAGTTCATCCGGCAATACGACCTTTCCGGATTCCGCACGCTGTTCCTCGCCGGCGAGCGCGCCGATCCGCCGACGGTGGAATGGGCGGAGCAGCAGCTGAAGGTGCCTGTGATCGACCATTGGTGGCAGACCGAGACCGGCTGGTGCATCGCCGGCAATCCGGTCGGCCTCGGCATGCTGCCGGTGAAGCACGGCTCGCCGACGGTGCCGATGCCGGGCTACCAAGTCGACGTGGTGGATGAAGCCGCAAAGCCGGTCGGTCCCAACACCATGGGCTCGATCGTGATCAAGCTGCCGATGCCGCCTGGCTGCCTGCCGACGCTGTGGAATCAGGATGCGCGCTTCAGGGAGGCCTATCTCACCGAATTCCCCGGCTATTACAAAACCTCGGACGCCGGCTACAAGGACGAGGACGGCTATGTCTTCGTCATGGGCCGCACCGATGACATCATCAACGTCGCCGGCCACCGGCTCTCCACCGGCAGCATGGAGGAGATTCTGACGTCACACCCTGATGTTGCCGAATGCGCCGTGCTTGGCATCAAGGATGCGATCAAGGGCGAGGTGCCCTGCGGCTTCCTGGTGCTCAAGGCAGGCGTCAAGCGAGCGCCCGCCGAGATCGAGAAGGAGATCGTCGCGCTGGTGCGCGAGCGGCTCGGTCCCGTTGCGGCCTTCAAGCTCGCCATCACCGTCGGCCGCCTGCCCAAGACGCGCTCCGGAAAAATCCTGCGCGGCACCATCAAGAAGATCGCCGACGGCGAGCCCTGGACCATGCCGGCCACGATCGAGGATCCCAAGGTGCTGGACGAGATCGGCGAGTCGCTGAAGGGGCGGGTGTGA
- a CDS encoding tetratricopeptide repeat protein — MCGTPSSAQTLPFAKLALRAFLLGAAVSLVLAAPASAGTDCVMGSKAPPAELIAACSTVIDEPANSAAVRAAALVVRADARGRSSGGQADALRDIDRAIALDQKNASAWRLRGDLMRQAGGDLNRAAADLSKAIELDPQSAEAFELRGVVYTNQHRFDRAIADYDQAIKLKADFAQAWSDRGATFYLRGDYDKAIADLSEALRLDPNRARSYTNRGAAYKKLGELDKAIADDSEAIRLDPKVPEYYDNRGLSYAAMKEYDKAIADYDQAIRLEQRVNFLTNRGDSYQFKGELGAALSDYNDALKLDPNFAKTYNNRAVLYKKMGERRKALADYEATLRLDPGNENALSGRRAMIAEIAKFGSEPPRVLNAAESDPSFDCASAKREVEKVICADPQLGVLDRQIAETYERVLKSAGKRSADALRKSQRDFLATRDASFRRPGYDLKKVMQDRLQRLTAMGS; from the coding sequence ATGTGCGGCACGCCCTCTTCAGCGCAAACGTTGCCGTTTGCCAAACTCGCGCTTCGCGCCTTCCTGCTCGGCGCGGCGGTGAGCCTTGTCCTCGCAGCTCCGGCTTCGGCCGGCACCGATTGTGTGATGGGAAGCAAGGCGCCTCCAGCCGAGCTGATCGCCGCGTGCAGCACCGTCATTGACGAACCTGCGAACTCCGCCGCCGTTCGCGCCGCGGCGCTGGTGGTCCGTGCCGACGCCCGTGGACGGAGCTCCGGCGGGCAGGCCGATGCGCTCAGGGACATCGACCGCGCCATCGCGCTCGACCAGAAGAACGCGAGCGCCTGGCGGCTGCGCGGCGATCTCATGCGCCAGGCCGGCGGCGATCTCAACCGTGCCGCTGCCGATCTCAGCAAGGCGATCGAACTCGATCCACAGAGCGCGGAGGCTTTCGAGCTGCGCGGCGTCGTCTACACCAACCAGCATCGTTTCGATCGCGCCATTGCCGACTACGACCAGGCCATCAAGCTGAAGGCGGATTTCGCCCAGGCGTGGTCCGACCGCGGCGCCACCTTCTATCTGCGCGGCGACTACGACAAGGCCATCGCTGACCTCAGCGAGGCGCTGCGGCTCGATCCGAACCGGGCGCGCAGTTACACCAACCGCGGCGCCGCCTACAAGAAGCTCGGCGAGCTCGACAAGGCGATCGCTGACGACAGCGAGGCGATCCGGCTCGATCCAAAGGTGCCGGAATATTATGACAATCGCGGTCTCAGCTATGCCGCGATGAAGGAGTACGACAAGGCGATCGCCGATTACGATCAGGCGATCCGCCTCGAGCAGCGGGTCAACTTCCTGACGAACCGCGGCGATTCCTACCAGTTCAAGGGCGAGCTCGGTGCTGCGCTGTCGGACTACAACGACGCGCTGAAGCTCGATCCGAATTTCGCCAAAACCTACAACAACCGCGCCGTGCTCTACAAGAAGATGGGCGAGCGCAGGAAGGCGCTGGCGGATTACGAGGCGACCTTGCGGCTCGATCCCGGCAATGAGAACGCGCTCAGCGGCCGCCGCGCCATGATTGCCGAGATCGCAAAATTCGGCAGCGAGCCGCCCCGTGTCCTGAACGCCGCCGAGAGCGACCCGTCGTTCGACTGCGCCTCCGCCAAGCGCGAGGTCGAGAAGGTGATCTGCGCCGATCCGCAGCTCGGCGTGCTCGATCGCCAGATTGCGGAAACGTATGAGCGCGTGCTGAAATCCGCCGGCAAGCGCTCGGCGGATGCTCTGCGCAAGTCCCAGCGCGATTTCCTCGCCACCCGCGATGCCAGCTTCCGCCGCCCCGGCTATGATCTGAAGAAGGTCATGCAGGATCGCTTGCAGCGGTTGACTGCGATGGGGAGCTAG
- a CDS encoding tetratricopeptide repeat protein has protein sequence MRFQKLIQLSGAVVLSAFTLAAAHAATGGEPAAVPQVDVAPCLAAAAADDIDKAASACTAVIDDEKSAKADLVKALIARGALYARHDQIERAIADDSRALQLDPTLADLFNARGELWLKKGDKPKAVQDFGAALKLDPNHEKAKANHKAMARELERIGAQMAVAGKPSFNCAKARRAVERAICGNRELADLDREIFASNARIVRDARNPVDAKALQREQDEFIARRNAGYGRPGYDLKKAMQERLQRINGVDGY, from the coding sequence ATGCGTTTTCAAAAACTCATTCAACTGTCAGGCGCCGTTGTACTCTCCGCGTTCACGCTCGCCGCGGCCCATGCCGCGACCGGCGGCGAGCCGGCTGCGGTGCCGCAGGTCGATGTCGCGCCATGCCTTGCGGCGGCTGCGGCCGACGACATCGACAAGGCAGCCTCCGCCTGTACCGCCGTCATCGACGACGAGAAGTCGGCGAAGGCGGACCTGGTCAAGGCGCTGATCGCACGCGGCGCGCTCTATGCGCGGCACGACCAGATCGAGCGCGCGATCGCCGACGACAGCCGCGCGTTGCAGCTCGATCCCACGCTCGCCGACCTCTTCAATGCGCGCGGCGAGCTCTGGCTGAAGAAGGGCGACAAGCCAAAGGCGGTGCAGGATTTCGGCGCCGCGCTGAAGCTCGATCCGAACCACGAGAAGGCCAAGGCCAATCACAAGGCGATGGCGCGCGAGCTCGAGCGGATCGGTGCGCAGATGGCCGTCGCCGGCAAGCCCAGCTTCAATTGTGCGAAGGCCCGCCGCGCGGTCGAGAGAGCGATCTGCGGAAATCGCGAGCTGGCCGATCTCGATCGCGAGATTTTCGCGTCGAATGCACGCATCGTGCGGGACGCGCGCAATCCCGTGGACGCCAAGGCGCTTCAGCGCGAGCAGGACGAGTTCATCGCCCGCCGCAATGCCGGGTACGGGCGGCCGGGGTACGATCTGAAGAAGGCGATGCAGGAGCGGCTGCAGCGCATCAACGGCGTGGACGGATATTAG
- a CDS encoding cation:proton antiporter produces the protein MAPLKSVLGSLVSTFEWIIALLLGAVALSALARRIKVPYPTFLAIGGALVALVPNSPSWTLDPGLALALFVAPVLLDAAFDTSLRDLRNNWVPVSTLVVAAVGLTTAGVAYVAHRLMPDMPWAAAVALGAIVAPPDAAAAVAILSQVKLPYRMVKVLEGESLLNDASALLIYRIAVGAVATEHLTWSQVAPTMALALIGSVVAGLLAARLIPPIMERVTEAPSAIIVQFATTFMIWIAAEHLGLSGILTIVVYAMTMARGAGLRMPARLRVPSYAVWETTVFVLNVLAFMLIGLQVRPIWTRLDADVRWEYCLAAAWILLTVVLVRLAWVTFYRTSLRVLVAYGVYHPKDPKAVASPKGGFIISWCGMRGLVTLATAFALPENFPHRDFIVFSAFAVVLGTLVIQGLTLRPLILAFGLRDDDPVGTEVARARAVAYRAALDAIEDDPSEEAEILRLEYRAILMQADDDPYGGIANGELPADPLRRRAIAAARKSLFDLRATEVIGDDAFHRLEEELDRAELSAGG, from the coding sequence ATGGCGCCGCTCAAATCGGTTTTGGGGAGCCTCGTGTCGACATTCGAATGGATCATCGCGCTGCTGCTCGGCGCCGTTGCCTTATCGGCGCTGGCGCGGCGGATCAAGGTCCCCTACCCGACCTTTCTTGCCATTGGCGGCGCGCTGGTCGCTTTGGTGCCGAACAGCCCGTCCTGGACGCTCGACCCCGGCCTGGCCTTGGCGCTTTTTGTCGCACCGGTGCTGCTGGATGCCGCCTTCGACACCTCGCTGCGGGATCTACGCAACAACTGGGTTCCGGTCTCGACCCTGGTCGTCGCCGCGGTCGGCCTGACCACGGCCGGCGTCGCCTATGTCGCGCACCGGCTGATGCCCGACATGCCCTGGGCCGCCGCGGTTGCGCTGGGCGCCATCGTCGCGCCGCCGGACGCCGCCGCGGCGGTGGCGATCCTGAGCCAGGTCAAGCTGCCCTACCGCATGGTCAAGGTGCTGGAGGGCGAGAGCCTGCTCAACGACGCCAGCGCGCTGCTGATCTATCGCATCGCCGTGGGCGCGGTTGCCACCGAGCACCTGACCTGGAGCCAGGTCGCGCCGACGATGGCGCTGGCGCTGATCGGCAGCGTCGTCGCCGGCCTTCTGGCAGCCCGCCTCATCCCGCCGATCATGGAGCGGGTGACCGAAGCGCCGAGCGCCATCATCGTCCAGTTCGCCACCACTTTCATGATCTGGATCGCCGCCGAGCATCTCGGGCTGTCCGGCATCCTCACCATCGTCGTCTATGCCATGACGATGGCGCGCGGGGCGGGGCTGCGCATGCCGGCGCGGCTGCGGGTGCCGTCCTATGCGGTGTGGGAGACGACGGTGTTCGTGCTCAACGTGCTCGCCTTCATGCTGATCGGCCTGCAGGTGCGGCCGATCTGGACCCGGCTCGATGCGGACGTGCGCTGGGAATATTGCCTGGCAGCGGCCTGGATCCTGCTCACAGTGGTGCTGGTGCGACTCGCCTGGGTGACGTTCTACCGCACCTCACTGCGCGTGCTCGTCGCTTACGGGGTCTATCATCCGAAGGATCCGAAAGCCGTCGCCTCTCCCAAGGGCGGCTTCATCATTTCCTGGTGCGGCATGCGCGGCCTCGTCACGCTCGCGACCGCCTTTGCCCTGCCGGAAAACTTTCCCCATCGCGACTTCATCGTGTTCTCGGCATTCGCGGTCGTGCTCGGCACGCTGGTGATCCAGGGCCTGACGCTGCGGCCGCTGATCCTGGCCTTCGGCCTCAGGGACGACGATCCCGTCGGCACCGAGGTCGCGCGTGCCCGCGCGGTTGCCTATCGCGCGGCGCTCGATGCGATCGAGGACGATCCGTCGGAGGAGGCGGAAATCCTGCGGCTCGAATATCGCGCCATCCTGATGCAGGCCGACGACGACCCGTACGGTGGCATCGCCAATGGCGAGCTGCCCGCCGATCCGCTGCGCCGCCGCGCCATCGCGGCCGCCCGCAAGTCGCTCTTCGACCTCCGCGCCACCGAAGTGATCGGCGACGATGCGTTTCACCGGCTCGAGGAAGAGCTCGATCGCGCAGAATTGAGCGCGGGGGGATGA
- a CDS encoding SDR family NAD(P)-dependent oxidoreductase has protein sequence MDRLKGKVAMVVGAGSIGPGWGNGKATAVTFAREGAQVFCVDRNGAAAEETAKIIAGEGGKATAFTADVARPAEIEAMVAACLKAYGRIDVLDNNVGIAEMGSVVEVSEESWDRVFSVNLKSAYFAMKHVIPVMVKQGGGSIINISSIASIRHMGISYVTYGTSKAAMNQMTRTTAIEFARHHVRVNAILPGLMKTPMVEHSAGLANSYAKGDVEAMWRARDAQVPMGHMGDAWDVANAALFLASDESKYVTGIEFVVDGGITCKAGA, from the coding sequence ATGGATCGGCTCAAGGGAAAGGTTGCGATGGTGGTGGGCGCCGGTTCGATCGGACCGGGCTGGGGCAACGGCAAGGCCACTGCGGTGACCTTCGCGCGCGAAGGCGCGCAGGTGTTTTGCGTCGACCGCAACGGAGCCGCGGCCGAGGAGACCGCAAAGATCATTGCCGGCGAGGGCGGCAAGGCGACCGCGTTCACGGCCGACGTCGCGCGGCCCGCCGAGATCGAGGCCATGGTGGCGGCGTGCCTGAAGGCCTATGGCCGCATCGACGTGCTCGACAACAATGTCGGCATCGCCGAGATGGGCAGCGTGGTCGAGGTGAGCGAAGAGAGCTGGGACCGCGTCTTCAGCGTCAATCTCAAGAGCGCCTATTTCGCCATGAAGCACGTCATTCCCGTCATGGTAAAGCAGGGCGGCGGCTCGATCATCAACATCTCCTCGATCGCCTCGATCCGTCATATGGGCATTTCCTATGTTACCTACGGCACCTCGAAGGCGGCGATGAACCAGATGACGCGCACCACGGCGATCGAGTTCGCGCGGCACCATGTCCGCGTCAACGCGATTCTGCCGGGACTGATGAAGACGCCGATGGTGGAGCATTCCGCCGGCCTCGCCAACAGCTACGCCAAGGGCGACGTGGAGGCGATGTGGCGCGCCCGCGACGCGCAGGTGCCGATGGGCCATATGGGCGATGCTTGGGATGTGGCGAATGCGGCGCTGTTCCTGGCGTCGGACGAATCGAAATATGTCACGGGCATCGAGTTCGTGGTGGACGGCGGGATCACGTGCAAGGCGGGGGCTTAG